The following coding sequences lie in one Mesorhizobium sp. NZP2298 genomic window:
- the purL gene encoding phosphoribosylformylglycinamidine synthase subunit PurL: MTISNSVPITPELIAAHGLKPDEYQRILDLVGREPSFTELGIFSAMWNEHCSYKSSKKWLRTLPTTGPQVIQGPGENAGVVDIGDGDCVVFKMESHNHPSFIEPYQGAATGVGGILRDVFTMGARPIAAMNALRFGAPDHPKTRHLVAGVVSGVGGYGNSFGVPTVGGEVNFDARYNGNILVNAFAAGLAKTNAIFLSEAKGVGLPVVYLGAKTGRDGVGGATMASAEFDDKIDEKRPTVQVGDPFTEKCLLEACLELMASGAVIAIQDMGAAGLTCSAVEMGAKGDLGIELDLDKVPVREERMSAYEMMLSESQERMLMVLRPEKEKEAEAIFHKWGLDFAIVGKTTNDLRFRVLHQGDQVADLPIKDLGDKAPEYDRPWIEPKKPAPLAANDVPQADIADALLKLLGGPDLSSRRWVWEQYDTLIQGNSLQLPGGDAGVVRVEGHATKALAFSSDVTPRYCEADPYEGGKQAVAECWRNLTATGALPLAATDNLNFGNPERPEIMGQLVGAVKGIGDACRALGFPIVSGNVSLYNETNGQGILPTPTIGGVGLIPDWSKMVRIGFAAQDQMILLVGAPAAWGTHLGQSVYFRDIHGRTDGPPPPVDLAHEKRVGDHVRSLIASGIVTAAHDVSDGGIAVALAEMAMASGIGATVPGLVGTDPIPVWFGEDQGRYLLTLSIDPHGEEWDAIRKQQGELGIFAPWIGSTGGDALKLGDARAIPVSDLTAAHEGWFPRFMDQAS; encoded by the coding sequence ATGACCATTTCCAATTCCGTGCCGATCACCCCAGAGCTCATTGCAGCGCACGGGCTGAAGCCCGATGAGTATCAGCGCATCCTCGACCTCGTCGGACGCGAGCCGAGCTTCACCGAGCTCGGTATCTTTTCGGCGATGTGGAACGAGCACTGTTCCTACAAATCCTCCAAGAAGTGGCTGCGCACGCTGCCCACCACCGGGCCACAGGTCATCCAGGGCCCGGGCGAGAATGCCGGCGTGGTCGACATTGGCGACGGCGACTGCGTCGTCTTCAAGATGGAAAGCCACAACCACCCCTCTTTCATCGAGCCCTACCAGGGCGCGGCGACCGGCGTCGGCGGCATTTTGCGCGACGTCTTCACCATGGGTGCACGGCCGATCGCGGCGATGAACGCGCTGCGCTTCGGTGCGCCGGACCATCCCAAGACCAGGCATCTCGTCGCCGGTGTGGTTTCGGGCGTCGGCGGCTACGGCAATTCCTTCGGCGTGCCGACGGTCGGCGGCGAGGTCAATTTCGACGCCCGCTACAACGGCAACATCCTGGTCAACGCCTTTGCCGCCGGTCTCGCCAAGACCAACGCCATCTTCCTTTCGGAAGCCAAGGGCGTCGGCCTGCCGGTCGTCTATCTCGGCGCCAAGACCGGCCGCGACGGCGTCGGCGGCGCCACCATGGCGTCAGCCGAATTCGACGACAAGATCGACGAGAAGCGCCCGACCGTGCAGGTCGGCGATCCCTTCACCGAAAAATGCCTGCTGGAGGCCTGCCTCGAACTGATGGCCTCGGGCGCCGTCATCGCCATCCAGGACATGGGCGCTGCCGGCCTCACCTGCTCGGCGGTCGAGATGGGCGCCAAGGGCGACCTCGGCATCGAGCTCGACCTCGACAAGGTGCCGGTGCGCGAAGAACGCATGAGCGCCTATGAGATGATGCTGTCCGAAAGCCAGGAGCGCATGCTGATGGTGCTGCGCCCCGAGAAGGAAAAGGAAGCCGAGGCGATCTTCCACAAATGGGGTCTCGACTTCGCCATCGTCGGCAAGACCACCAACGATCTGCGCTTCCGCGTTCTGCATCAAGGCGACCAGGTCGCCGACCTGCCGATCAAGGATCTCGGCGACAAGGCGCCGGAATATGACCGGCCATGGATCGAGCCGAAGAAGCCGGCGCCGCTTGCCGCCAATGACGTTCCGCAGGCCGATATCGCGGACGCGCTGCTGAAACTGCTCGGCGGACCGGATCTGTCGTCGCGCCGCTGGGTGTGGGAGCAGTACGACACGCTGATCCAGGGCAATTCGCTGCAGCTTCCCGGCGGCGATGCCGGCGTGGTGCGAGTGGAAGGCCATGCGACCAAGGCGCTCGCCTTTTCGTCCGACGTGACGCCGCGCTATTGCGAGGCCGATCCCTATGAGGGCGGCAAGCAGGCGGTGGCCGAATGCTGGCGAAACCTGACCGCCACCGGGGCCTTACCGCTGGCCGCCACCGACAACCTCAATTTCGGCAACCCGGAACGGCCCGAGATCATGGGCCAGCTGGTCGGCGCGGTGAAGGGCATCGGCGATGCCTGCCGCGCGCTCGGCTTTCCGATCGTGTCCGGCAATGTCTCGCTCTACAACGAGACCAACGGCCAGGGCATCCTGCCGACACCGACCATTGGCGGCGTCGGCCTGATACCAGACTGGTCGAAGATGGTGCGGATCGGCTTTGCCGCGCAAGACCAAATGATCCTGCTGGTCGGCGCCCCCGCCGCCTGGGGAACGCATCTTGGCCAGTCTGTCTATTTCAGGGACATCCATGGCCGCACGGACGGTCCGCCGCCGCCGGTCGACCTCGCTCATGAGAAGCGTGTCGGCGACCATGTTCGCTCGTTGATCGCGTCCGGCATCGTCACGGCGGCACATGACGTTTCCGATGGCGGCATCGCCGTGGCGCTAGCCGAAATGGCGATGGCGTCTGGCATCGGCGCGACCGTTCCCGGCCTTGTCGGGACGGATCCGATCCCGGTCTGGTTCGGCGAGGACCAGGGCCGCTATCTCCTGACGCTGTCGATCGACCCGCATGGCGAGGAATGGGACGCCATCCGCAAGCAGCAGGGCGAACTCGGCATCTTCGCGCCGTGGATCGGCTCGACCGGTGGCGATGCGCTGAAGCTTGGCGACGCCAGGGCAATCCCTGTCAGCGACCTGACCGCCGCCCACGAAGGCTGGTTCCCGCGCTTCATGGACCAAGCCAGTTGA
- a CDS encoding BolA/IbaG family iron-sulfur metabolism protein, with amino-acid sequence MAMDARDIEKLIKDGIPDARVTIRDLAGDGDHYAAEVVAESFRGKSRVQQHQMVYDALKGNMGGVLHALALQTSVPD; translated from the coding sequence ATGGCAATGGACGCCCGCGACATCGAAAAACTGATCAAGGACGGCATACCTGATGCCCGCGTAACGATCCGCGACCTCGCCGGCGATGGCGACCATTACGCGGCCGAAGTCGTCGCCGAGAGCTTTCGGGGAAAAAGCCGCGTCCAGCAGCACCAGATGGTCTATGACGCGCTGAAGGGCAATATGGGCGGCGTGCTGCACGCCCTTGCCCTGCAGACCAGCGTCCCCGACTGA
- the grxD gene encoding Grx4 family monothiol glutaredoxin, translated as MSGINDYIDNEVKGNDVVLFMKGTPGFPQCGFSGQVVQILDYIGADYKGVNVLDSAELRQGIKDYSNWPTIPQLYVKGEFVGGCDIIREMFQAGELQTFLVEKGVSVKGAA; from the coding sequence ATGAGCGGTATCAACGACTACATCGACAATGAAGTGAAGGGCAACGACGTCGTCCTTTTCATGAAGGGCACGCCCGGTTTTCCGCAATGCGGTTTTTCCGGCCAGGTTGTCCAGATCCTCGACTATATCGGCGCCGACTACAAAGGCGTGAATGTCCTGGACTCGGCTGAACTGCGCCAGGGCATCAAGGACTACTCCAACTGGCCGACGATCCCTCAGCTCTACGTCAAGGGCGAATTCGTCGGCGGCTGCGACATTATCCGCGAGATGTTCCAGGCCGGCGAGTTGCAGACCTTCCTGGTCGAGAAGGGCGTGAGCGTCAAAGGCGCCGCCTGA
- a CDS encoding multidrug effflux MFS transporter: MDQQSSAPQSASKLPIPRWEFIALCAALMALNSLAIDIMLPALQQIGASLGVENENHRQYVVTAYILGFGGGQLFFGPISDRFGRRSPLVAGLIIYVAAAAAAAIAPSFETLLICRAVQGIGAAATRVIAVSIVRDTFDGRRMAEVMSLIFMVFMAIPVIAPGIGQFIMLFATWHYIFVTMAVGALIVSAWSLLRLPETLRPEYRRSLTVSSVVGGFRIVLTNRIALCYAFASTFVFAAMFGFIASAQQIYVDIFHVGEMFPVIFAGVAGVLAFSNFLNSRLVGRIGMRRLSQGALLLFLVISLAWLIVSLEIKMPLWLFITFFASAMLPFGALGANFNALAMEPLGQLAGTASSILGFMQTFLGGILGTLIGQAFNGTVTPLAAGFCSVSVAALLMILIAERGKMFQPHNPPVSGHITDLH, translated from the coding sequence GTGGATCAGCAATCATCAGCGCCGCAATCGGCAAGCAAACTGCCTATTCCGCGCTGGGAGTTCATTGCGCTGTGCGCAGCGCTGATGGCGCTGAATTCTCTGGCCATCGACATCATGCTGCCGGCGCTGCAGCAGATCGGCGCCTCGCTCGGCGTCGAGAATGAAAATCACCGGCAATATGTGGTCACCGCCTACATTCTGGGTTTTGGTGGCGGCCAACTGTTCTTCGGACCGATATCGGATCGTTTCGGCCGCCGCTCGCCGCTTGTCGCGGGCCTGATCATCTATGTGGCGGCGGCTGCGGCGGCAGCCATCGCGCCGAGCTTTGAAACCCTGCTGATATGTCGTGCCGTGCAAGGCATTGGCGCGGCCGCCACCCGCGTCATCGCGGTCTCGATCGTGCGCGATACATTCGACGGCCGGCGCATGGCCGAAGTCATGTCCCTGATCTTCATGGTGTTCATGGCGATACCGGTCATCGCGCCCGGCATCGGCCAGTTCATCATGCTGTTCGCGACCTGGCACTACATCTTCGTCACCATGGCCGTCGGCGCGCTGATCGTGTCGGCGTGGTCGCTGCTGCGTCTGCCTGAAACGCTGCGCCCCGAATATCGCCGGTCCCTGACGGTCTCCTCCGTCGTCGGTGGATTCCGCATCGTGCTCACCAATCGCATCGCGCTCTGCTATGCCTTTGCCAGCACCTTCGTCTTCGCCGCCATGTTCGGCTTCATCGCCTCGGCGCAGCAGATCTATGTCGACATCTTCCATGTCGGCGAGATGTTCCCGGTCATCTTCGCCGGTGTCGCGGGCGTGCTCGCCTTCTCCAATTTTCTGAACTCACGCCTTGTCGGCCGTATCGGCATGCGCCGGCTGTCGCAGGGCGCCCTGCTTTTGTTTCTGGTCATCAGCCTGGCCTGGCTGATCGTTTCGCTGGAAATCAAGATGCCGCTCTGGCTGTTCATCACCTTCTTTGCCAGCGCCATGCTTCCCTTCGGCGCGCTTGGCGCCAATTTCAACGCATTGGCCATGGAGCCGCTCGGCCAACTGGCCGGCACGGCGTCATCCATCCTGGGTTTCATGCAGACGTTTCTCGGCGGCATTCTCGGCACGCTGATCGGCCAGGCGTTCAACGGCACGGTGACGCCGCTTGCCGCCGGCTTCTGCAGCGTCTCGGTCGCGGCGCTGCTAATGATCCTGATCGCCGAGCGCGGCAAGATGTTCCAGCCGCACAACCCACCCGTTTCAGGCCACATCACCGACCTGCACTAG
- a CDS encoding inositol monophosphatase family protein yields MTFDDNAIDWLASLLAEVADTEIMPHFRRLGDGDIRQKTSAADLVTEADVNAERLITARLRQRYPGAMVVGEEACSDDPALLDGLGDANLAFVIDPVDGTFNFASGVPLFGVMLAVVVKGETVAGIIHDPVGKDWLIGAKGAGSHIRHAHGTLERVRVAASVPISEMTGAVSWQYMAEPDRTRLACNQTKTLSQFNYRCAAHEYRLLASGHGHFVVYNKLMPWDHLAGALIHAEAGGHAARFDGSPYLPSHVGGGLLVAPDKESWRELRRELWAE; encoded by the coding sequence ATGACATTTGACGACAACGCGATCGACTGGCTGGCCAGCCTGCTGGCCGAGGTGGCCGACACCGAAATCATGCCCCACTTTCGCCGGCTGGGCGATGGCGACATCAGACAGAAGACCTCCGCCGCCGATCTGGTGACGGAAGCGGACGTCAACGCCGAGCGGTTGATCACCGCCAGGCTGCGCCAGCGTTATCCCGGAGCCATGGTTGTCGGCGAGGAAGCCTGTTCCGACGACCCGGCGCTGCTCGACGGTTTGGGGGATGCCAATCTGGCTTTCGTCATAGATCCGGTCGACGGCACCTTCAATTTCGCCTCCGGTGTGCCGCTGTTTGGTGTCATGCTTGCCGTCGTGGTCAAGGGGGAAACGGTCGCCGGTATCATCCACGATCCGGTCGGCAAGGATTGGCTGATCGGCGCCAAGGGCGCCGGCAGCCATATCCGCCATGCCCATGGTACCCTGGAGCGGGTGCGGGTTGCCGCAAGTGTGCCGATCTCCGAGATGACCGGCGCGGTCTCATGGCAATACATGGCCGAGCCGGACCGCACGCGACTGGCCTGCAACCAGACCAAGACGCTGTCGCAGTTCAACTACCGCTGCGCCGCCCACGAATACCGCTTGCTGGCCAGCGGCCATGGCCATTTCGTCGTCTACAACAAGCTGATGCCCTGGGATCATCTCGCCGGTGCGCTGATCCATGCCGAAGCCGGCGGCCATGCCGCGCGCTTCGACGGCAGTCCTTACCTGCCGTCGCATGTCGGCGGCGGCCTGCTGGTCGCTCCCGACAAGGAGAGCTGGCGGGAACTGCGCCGCGAACTGTGGGCCGAGTAG
- the ttcA gene encoding tRNA 2-thiocytidine(32) synthetase TtcA — MNMLPDIETLEPVAEGGSHPLFADVPSSVEFSKLRKRLLRLTRQAIEDFSMVEPGQRWLVALSGGKDSYGLLAILLDLKWRGLLPVELLACNLDQGQPNFPKHILPDYLNANGIAHRIEYQDTYSVVTDKLPQGSTYCSLCSRLRRGHLYRIAREEGCSALVLGHHREDILETFFMNLFHGGRLAAMPPKLLNDEGDVMVLRPLSYSAEIDLEKFAAAMRFPIIPCDLCGSQEGLQRNAMKAMLEDIEKRMPGRKDTMIRALSNARPSHLLDRKLFDFAALNQTLITGQDASDDI, encoded by the coding sequence ATGAATATGCTGCCAGACATCGAGACGCTTGAACCGGTCGCCGAAGGCGGCTCGCATCCGCTGTTCGCCGATGTGCCATCCTCGGTCGAATTCAGCAAATTGCGCAAGCGGCTGCTGCGGCTGACCCGCCAGGCGATCGAGGATTTTTCGATGGTGGAGCCGGGCCAGCGCTGGCTGGTCGCGCTGTCGGGCGGCAAGGATTCCTACGGCCTGCTCGCCATCTTGCTCGATCTCAAATGGCGCGGGCTGCTGCCGGTCGAGTTGCTGGCCTGCAATCTCGACCAGGGCCAGCCGAATTTTCCCAAGCACATCCTGCCAGACTACCTCAACGCCAATGGCATTGCGCACCGCATCGAGTACCAGGACACCTATTCCGTCGTCACCGACAAGCTGCCGCAGGGCAGCACCTATTGCTCGCTCTGCTCGCGGCTGCGGCGCGGCCATCTCTACCGCATCGCGCGGGAGGAGGGCTGTTCGGCGCTGGTGCTCGGCCATCATCGCGAGGATATTCTCGAGACCTTCTTCATGAACCTGTTCCATGGCGGCCGCCTCGCCGCCATGCCGCCAAAGCTGCTCAATGACGAAGGCGACGTCATGGTGCTGCGGCCACTGAGCTACAGCGCCGAGATCGATCTCGAAAAATTCGCCGCGGCGATGCGGTTCCCGATCATCCCTTGCGACCTGTGCGGCAGCCAGGAAGGCCTCCAGCGCAACGCCATGAAGGCGATGCTGGAAGACATCGAAAAGCGCATGCCCGGCCGCAAGGACACGATGATCCGCGCGCTGTCCAACGCCAGGCCGTCACATCTGCTCGACAGGAAACTTTTCGACTTCGCCGCGCTGAACCAGACCCTCATCACAGGACAAGACGCTTCAGATGACATTTGA
- the rpsD gene encoding 30S ribosomal protein S4, which translates to MSKRESAKYKIDRRLGENIWGRPKSPVNKREYGPGQHGQRRKGKLSDFGLQLRAKQKLKGHYGDVSEKQFRKVYEEADRRKGDTSENLIGLLESRLDAVVYRAKFVPTIFAARQFVNHGHVNVNGKRVNIGSYRCKPGDVIEVREKSKQLVIVLESVGLAERDVPDYIEADHNKMVATFSRIPGLADVPFAVQMEPNLVVEFYSR; encoded by the coding sequence ATGAGCAAGCGCGAATCCGCGAAATACAAGATCGACCGCCGTCTCGGCGAAAACATCTGGGGCCGCCCGAAGTCCCCGGTCAACAAGCGTGAATACGGTCCCGGCCAGCATGGCCAGCGCCGCAAGGGCAAGCTTTCCGATTTCGGCCTGCAGCTGCGCGCCAAGCAGAAGCTGAAGGGTCACTATGGCGACGTTTCGGAAAAGCAGTTCCGCAAGGTCTACGAAGAGGCGGACCGCCGCAAGGGCGACACCTCGGAGAACCTGATCGGCCTGCTCGAATCGCGTCTCGACGCGGTCGTCTACCGCGCCAAGTTCGTGCCGACCATTTTCGCGGCCCGTCAGTTCGTCAACCACGGCCACGTCAACGTCAACGGCAAGCGCGTCAACATCGGCTCGTACCGCTGCAAGCCGGGCGACGTCATCGAAGTGCGCGAAAAGTCGAAGCAGCTGGTCATCGTCCTGGAATCGGTCGGCCTCGCCGAGCGCGACGTGCCGGATTACATCGAAGCCGATCATAACAAGATGGTCGCGACCTTCTCGCGCATTCCCGGCCTGGCGGACGTTCCGTTCGCCGTCCAGATGGAGCCGAACCTGGTCGTCGAATTCTATTCGCGTTAA
- a CDS encoding DUF3008 family protein has translation MPATSKAQQKAAGAALSAKRGETSKSELKGASREMYESMSEQQLEEFAETKRKGLPEKKSKD, from the coding sequence ATGCCTGCCACCTCGAAAGCCCAGCAGAAAGCCGCCGGCGCCGCGCTCTCCGCCAAGCGCGGCGAGACCAGTAAGAGCGAACTCAAAGGCGCCTCACGCGAAATGTACGAATCGATGAGCGAACAACAGCTTGAGGAATTCGCCGAGACGAAGCGCAAAGGGCTGCCGGAGAAAAAATCCAAGGATTGA
- a CDS encoding RNB domain-containing ribonuclease, which translates to MKSLTDPSQALSSGLTKIRTEFHVPAGFPVDVMAAADAAARRVPNQHADRTDMPFVTLDPAASTDLDQAFSIEASGGDLLLHYAIADVAWFVEDRDAIDLEAWTRGETFYLPDGKAGLYPPVLAEGAASLLPNGPRPAVVFTVRVAEDGAVKLDGAERAIIRSRAKLAYDSVKASDVPAGFAEMARRMAMNEQRRGASRVDPPEQEVERLADGTFRLSFRPLLQSEQDNAALSLAANMAIADAMLAHKTGLFRVMSGPDASKVQRLRNAAQALGLSWPASTSLRDYQRTLDPADPKQAVLMLEIRRAGNGASYQPYQEGVVPWHEAMAATYAHATAPLRRLADRYVVRCALAIANGQPVPQVVTDAFTKLPKVMGRADSRASQINHAVIDLAEAVMLRGREGETFKAAVTDFVDHGVRVQLADIPVVATVKATGFRQGDSLTLRLASADPDQRSIVFEPV; encoded by the coding sequence ATGAAGTCTCTGACTGACCCCTCACAAGCTCTCTCCTCTGGCCTGACGAAAATCCGCACCGAATTCCACGTGCCGGCTGGATTTCCGGTTGACGTAATGGCCGCGGCGGACGCGGCGGCCAGACGTGTGCCGAACCAGCATGCAGATCGAACTGACATGCCCTTCGTCACGCTCGATCCAGCAGCCTCCACCGATCTTGACCAGGCGTTCTCGATCGAGGCGAGCGGCGGCGATCTTCTGCTGCATTATGCCATTGCCGACGTGGCCTGGTTCGTCGAAGACCGCGACGCGATCGATCTCGAGGCCTGGACGCGGGGCGAGACGTTTTATTTGCCGGACGGCAAGGCCGGACTCTACCCGCCGGTACTTGCCGAGGGTGCGGCGAGTCTGTTGCCGAATGGACCGCGTCCAGCTGTTGTCTTCACCGTTCGGGTGGCTGAGGACGGTGCGGTGAAATTGGACGGCGCGGAACGGGCAATCATTCGAAGCCGCGCGAAGCTCGCCTATGACAGCGTGAAGGCTTCCGACGTTCCGGCCGGCTTCGCTGAAATGGCGCGGCGCATGGCGATGAACGAACAACGTCGTGGCGCGTCACGCGTCGACCCACCCGAGCAGGAGGTTGAAAGGCTCGCCGATGGCACATTCCGGCTGTCCTTCAGACCGCTCCTGCAATCCGAACAGGACAATGCCGCGCTTTCGCTGGCTGCCAACATGGCGATCGCCGACGCCATGCTTGCGCACAAGACCGGGCTGTTCCGCGTGATGTCCGGGCCGGACGCGTCCAAGGTGCAGAGACTTCGCAACGCGGCACAGGCGCTCGGTCTGTCCTGGCCGGCCTCAACCAGCCTGCGCGACTACCAGCGCACGCTCGATCCGGCTGACCCGAAACAGGCGGTGTTGATGCTGGAAATCCGCCGCGCAGGCAACGGCGCGTCCTACCAGCCCTACCAGGAAGGTGTCGTTCCCTGGCATGAGGCGATGGCCGCGACCTATGCCCACGCCACCGCGCCGCTCAGGCGGCTGGCCGACCGCTATGTCGTGCGCTGCGCACTGGCAATCGCCAACGGCCAGCCCGTGCCGCAGGTCGTCACCGATGCGTTCACCAAATTGCCGAAGGTGATGGGACGTGCGGATAGCCGCGCTTCGCAGATCAACCACGCGGTCATCGACCTTGCCGAGGCGGTCATGCTCAGGGGACGCGAGGGGGAAACGTTCAAAGCCGCAGTCACCGACTTCGTCGACCATGGCGTACGCGTTCAGCTTGCCGACATACCAGTCGTTGCCACGGTGAAGGCCACCGGGTTCAGACAGGGCGACAGTCTGACGCTAAGGTTGGCCTCGGCCGATCCGGATCAACGCAGCATCGTCTTCGAACCTGTTTAA
- the murI gene encoding glutamate racemase, whose amino-acid sequence MTDQPILMFDSGVGGLTVLREARVLMPDRRFIYVADDAAFPFGAWEEPALRTHILELFAKLLDRFEPVISVIACNTASTLVIDALRDRFPGHPFVGTVPAVKPAAERTRSGLVSVLATPGTVKRQYTRDLISKWAQKCHVRLVGSDRLAGLAEVYMREGFVDEEAVRAEIAPCFIERDGMRTDIVVLACTHYPFLVNRMRKTAPWPVDWIDPAEAIARRALSLLPLVDGALPQGEPDIAVFTSGKADFAVSRLMQGFGLVVETSAA is encoded by the coding sequence ATGACTGACCAGCCGATCCTGATGTTCGATTCCGGCGTCGGCGGGTTGACCGTTCTGCGCGAGGCGCGCGTGCTGATGCCGGACCGGCGCTTCATCTATGTCGCGGACGATGCGGCGTTTCCTTTCGGCGCCTGGGAAGAACCGGCTCTGAGGACCCATATACTGGAGCTGTTCGCCAAGCTGCTCGATCGGTTTGAGCCAGTCATTTCCGTCATCGCCTGCAACACCGCCTCGACGTTGGTGATCGATGCGTTGCGCGACAGATTTCCCGGCCATCCCTTCGTCGGTACCGTGCCGGCGGTCAAGCCGGCGGCGGAGCGCACGCGCTCGGGCCTGGTCTCGGTGCTGGCGACGCCGGGCACGGTGAAGCGGCAATACACACGCGACCTGATCAGCAAGTGGGCGCAGAAATGCCATGTCCGCCTGGTCGGCAGCGACAGGCTGGCGGGGCTTGCCGAAGTCTATATGCGCGAGGGCTTTGTCGACGAGGAGGCCGTGCGGGCCGAGATCGCGCCCTGCTTCATCGAGCGTGACGGCATGCGGACCGACATCGTCGTGCTCGCCTGCACGCATTATCCGTTCCTGGTCAATCGCATGCGCAAGACCGCGCCCTGGCCGGTCGACTGGATAGATCCGGCCGAAGCGATCGCCCGGCGAGCGCTTTCACTGCTGCCGCTCGTCGATGGGGCGCTGCCGCAAGGCGAACCCGATATCGCGGTCTTCACCTCAGGCAAGGCGGATTTCGCCGTCAGCCGGCTGATGCAGGGCTTTGGACTGGTGGTGGAAACGTCCGCCGCTTAA
- a CDS encoding RNA methyltransferase, with product MPVTKDPDNNPSAGPAIILVEPQLGENIGMVARAMANFSLIELRLVNPRDGWPSEKARAAASRADHVIDAVKVFDDLASALADLNFVFATTARQRDGFKAVRGPVEAGRVLRTRHSMGQRTGILFGRERFGLYNDEVGLADEIVTFPVDPDFSSLNIAQAALLMSYEWMKSGLEDETKTNFTGPEMKPASKEELHGLFAYLEGALEARGYFRPAPKRPKMVDNLRAVLTRAGFAEPELKVLRGIISSLDRFSPAMPRGDGSPGDDPRRLPAAARAGKAEAERLARRPAGDDEDAPPLGGKGTDND from the coding sequence ATGCCCGTCACCAAAGATCCCGATAATAACCCATCCGCCGGCCCGGCGATCATCCTGGTCGAGCCGCAGCTTGGCGAGAACATTGGCATGGTTGCACGAGCCATGGCCAATTTCAGCCTGATCGAACTGCGCCTGGTCAATCCGCGCGACGGCTGGCCGAGCGAGAAGGCGCGTGCCGCCGCCAGCCGCGCCGACCATGTCATAGACGCCGTGAAAGTGTTCGACGATCTGGCCTCGGCGCTTGCCGATTTGAATTTCGTTTTCGCCACCACCGCCAGGCAGCGCGACGGCTTCAAGGCCGTGCGCGGGCCAGTCGAGGCGGGCAGGGTGCTGAGGACCCGTCACAGCATGGGGCAGCGCACTGGCATCCTGTTCGGCCGCGAGCGCTTCGGCCTCTATAATGACGAAGTCGGGCTTGCCGACGAGATCGTCACCTTTCCCGTCGATCCCGATTTCTCCTCGCTCAACATCGCCCAGGCGGCCTTGCTGATGTCCTATGAGTGGATGAAGTCGGGTCTGGAGGACGAGACCAAGACCAATTTCACCGGGCCGGAGATGAAGCCGGCCAGCAAGGAAGAATTGCACGGTCTGTTCGCCTATCTCGAAGGCGCATTGGAAGCGCGCGGCTATTTCCGGCCAGCGCCGAAGAGACCGAAAATGGTCGACAATCTGCGTGCCGTGCTGACGCGTGCCGGCTTTGCCGAGCCGGAACTCAAGGTGCTGCGCGGCATCATCTCGTCCCTCGACAGGTTCTCGCCGGCGATGCCGCGCGGCGATGGTTCGCCGGGCGATGATCCAAGGCGGCTTCCGGCTGCCGCGCGCGCCGGAAAGGCAGAGGCCGAACGCCTGGCCCGCCGGCCTGCCGGCGACGATGAGGACGCGCCGCCGCTGGGCGGCAAGGGAACCGACAATGACTGA